Below is a window of Rattus norvegicus strain BN/NHsdMcwi chromosome 5, GRCr8, whole genome shotgun sequence DNA.
TCTGATATTTCAAAAGTGTTTATTTGAACAATATTTACAGTGTAGACTCTACACtgtagaagaagcccttggtcctaccaaggctggacccccagtgaacaggattcttggggggaagggcggtaatgtggAGGATTTGGAGGAGAACtcccatatagaatgggaagaggaggggttagggggatgttggcaaggaaactgggaaagggaaaaacatttgaaatgtaaataagaaatacccaatttaataaagatggaaaaaataaaaataaaaaaggtggaaaaaaataataaaaaatgtaaaaaaatagtTGATAATGTTAAAGAGATATCAAATTAATTAATCCAAAGTGTCTTACAAAGCAAATTTATTTGtatacaaaataatttaattacaaATGATCATGtgccatattaaaatataagaatgCAAGATTTAGTATAAATATCTTAAATTATCTTAATAAtactctaataaataaataaccaattggATGCAGATACAAAAACGGTTTTACATATTGAAAATAATTGCTCAATATCGCCGAACCGTCTAGGCAGGTTGCTTGTATTCACACTGAAAGTAATGAGAGCTTTTTAAGGAGAGACTATAATGTGAGATGCAGTGTTGTAGTCCAGGAGAGTCCTCTCCAAATGTCTCAGAACTCATTCCTTCTCTTCACTCAGTATTGCCAGGAACATGTCTGAATAAGACAGGGCTCTCCAGACTTCTGCTCTGGCAATTTCCCAGGCACAGGggctgtgtttcttctgtttcaggTACATGGTGATCCTGCCAAAGTATTCCCTCACAGCCAGCCAGGAGGGTTCCTGGGTCAAGGGAACTTCCTGCTCTCCAACCTGCTGATTCTGACAGTCTTTGAGGTCTCTGAGATGGTCATAGAGGTAATTGCAGAATGAGTCTAGGAGGGTTTCATCCCAAGTAGCACGTGACTCCTTTGATTCCAAGAGGGTCAGGACCTGGTTAGTCAGAGCTTCCAGGATAGAGATGGCTTGAGACTTCTGGATCTGCTGGGCATCCACCTTCTCCAAAGGTAATTCGAAGTATTTTCTGTCCTTCAGGCAGGAGACAGGGGACTGTCGACTCATTTGTTTCAGGACTGTGAGGTTATGAGTGTGAGGCAGGTTACATCCTAGACAGCAGGTTGACCAGTGGCTCATAACTACCAGAATCGTGAGGAATGCACAAACCATAGCCATCGTGGATCGTGCAGATTCTGATGACTCTCTGAACAGCGTGTTTGAGTCTTCCCCTGTAGGTTCTCTGATAACCCTGCTGTGTGCATCTACCTTAAATAGTGGCAAACACAAGTTTCCCCTTTCTGAATGCCCTCCCCTAGCTTCCCAATTCTCTTTTCACTTTCTTTACCTCACTCTCTGCTTGTGTCTCAAGCATTTGTGTTCCTCCACTGCTTTCTCTTTCAATGCCACCCTCAGAAAGCTACTCTACATGGTTTCTCTTAAATTACATGTAAATTATCATTAACAACTATTTCAGATATGTAGTCTTTATGAGAAATTTACACATCTATTGCAAACACAGAACTTTCTCTGTGattgtatttaaaaattattgtaaTTCATTTACGATTatttcttaatattctttatgCCATTGACATAAATATTTGCATCAAAATGTAAAGTATGGTGAAAATTCTTTCTAAATTAGAAATATTATTGTGGCCTGTGGCTGCATTGTACAGGCAAAAGGTTAtcagggttcaaggccagcctagtctacagagcaagtttcaggagtGTCAagactacacagggaaaccctgtctctacaGAAATCACACTGATATAATGGTATACTTCAAATTTTCCATTGTTTAAAGgctaaaaataaagttattttcttcATATTAATTTTCATGAAGGTAAATATAGCCACCACTGTATATTAGCTCTTTAGCCAATGATTTTCATGGCATCCTGAGGGTTGTACTTGGAAAAAGTCTTATGAAAAAGTTTTATAAGCGGGGTTGGATTTCTGTAACATAGGGTTGCAGTAGACAGCCAAGACCTATAAGGtggcctgtgacctccacattcaTAGCAAATGGGTAAACATTCTCCATGTGTGCTACTTTGTCTCAGTGTGTCTCATTCtcttgcttcctctctctctctctctctctctctctctctctctctctctctctctctttctctctctctctctctctctgcctctctcactcatatacacacacagtgacacaaacacacatttacacatactcAGTCATCatgcatatacagacacacagacccactCTTATATACAGATGCAcagaaatatacaaacacactcacactatacacacatacccacaacacccacgcatacacatacaaagataagcactcacatacacaattacacatactcacatacatgagcaaatatacacagagacacaaaatgGACATTGTTACATGTATATCGTCACACATACAACACTGAGACATGAACAcggacaaacacacatatacatacccacacatacaaccatacacacacagacttacacaggcacacacatacattcccaCAAtacttgtgtgcgtgtgtgtatatatatatatatatctatatatatatatgtatatatatatatgtatatatatgtataaatccTTCCaattcatacaaacacacatattaaCTCTCTCATATAAGACAGATTTAATACAAGAACACAAGgtagaaaaaccaaaaccatatacccacacatgtacatatttcCCCAAACACATTTGCAATCATTCAAACATAAATACtctcacaggcacagacacatatacatatgcacaaattTCCACAAATTCTCACAAACATTCACAAGCCTTTGCAAACATGCACAAGTACATCCatatacaaactcacacatatacatactcaaatatacacaaacacatacacacatacaggcacacatttAATTACACATAAACACAGTGAGTGACATTTAGGAGCATAGactcattcacacacaaaaactcatacatacatacatacatacatacatacatacatacataaaaagggagacattcccacacatacacaagaggAATAAGATGTTTAAAATCTGAAAGCCTaaattttcattcattattttctcataacTTTAGACCATTAACACCAAGGTTTTCTGAATTCATTGCACAGTGGGAAGACCATGTGTCTCAAAAATTTACCCATTACATGGTCTCCAAGAGGCAGACAGGAAAAGAAGTAATTAGGAAGCAGTCTCCTAaccttcctccagcaaagcctcaCTGCCTAATAGACTACTCATCTGAAATAATCAATAGATTTTCATTGACAAAGTTTGTTTCTTGAGGATGTGATGAAGGTTCCAGCATCCTGTGAAGACTGCTTCCCTGAGTACCAACCTCCAACATGTTGAACCCCAGTAACATTTTGCATCCAAACCAAAGCACAtgggtaaatatttaaaatttgtatttcaaatgcttGAAATCTTACACTCTATGACTCTAGTACCATTAAAGCCATACAAATCATCATGCAATGCTCAGGATATTGTAGCATCAGTCAATACCATATACAGTGTTCTTATCGAATCACAGTAGAAGCAGTTCTAGATTCCCTACACCTCCTCATAGCAGTAAGGGATCTGCACAGTCATTTTGTATGGCAGACATCAAAGTCTTTTTTACTCATTTTCAAAGTTAGAAATAGATTGAATTCATTTAGTGGTGACAATAAGTGTTCTATGTatgcttttatatatttaaaaaaaagcccTTCTCTGTAGGACAATATTAGAGTCACTATTTCCCCtatgtaaaaaaaatgtatttaactgGAATATTTGCTTTTGTGCTGTtgataattttagtttttttctacTTTCAGAGTATACACTGTCAGACACTTGGGAACCATGTCCCCTCATCTCTCTATGTCTGCTAATGCTGGTATGATTTCCTTGGCTTTACAGACTTTCTCAGTGCCCTTCCATCTGCTGAGTCTCCATAGCCATCTAAGGCCGCTCTCTTGGAATCTTAAACCAGTTAGTTTTTCTGTCATTACTGTGGATTCACATAGCTGACCGAAgtgtcattttcaaatgattagtTGGGTGAAAGAAATATAGGAATCCAGTAAGCATGTGCATGGGGCTAGTATAGAGAGAACAGGAACCCTTAGCTGTGTCTCTATCTGAAAGTACATTGCTCTTCCTTGGAGATATAGcatgcacaaaaacacacaaacatataccacAGATATACccatgcacattcacatacagAGTTACTTAATTCAGTTACTATGTGTGCATTGCTCCTTAAGAAACATTTAGCCTTAGCTCTCTTCTTTACTTTAAGTAGAAAGGATGCCTGTGGATCCTTGTACTTATGTAACTAGACAGTGATTGGGCAGAAACTTCATAGCCCAGAGTCTCTTCATGATGGAGAACCAGACAGTGCTTTCCTCTTTATTCCCACAGGTGACTGATTACAGACAACATGGTTTCTctgttatctctgtctctctaagaAACAAATTCTGTTGTTCTCATGGCTGCATTTCTCTGGTCCCTCAACATCAGGATCAATGAAGACGCTTCATTTCTGCAAACAACTCTAGTAGTGGGGTCTGCAGTCTTCTTCAACTGCTAACTATTACCCTGACCCTCAGGGCTGGTTTTTCCTTGGTATGGATGTGTAGGGAGGTGATAGGGGCCTACCTGGACTTTTGGGGGTTGAGCTGAGATGAAACACAGAGTCAAGCAAAGGCTATAGACCAAAGGGTCCTGGTCTTATAATCCTACTTTTTTATGCTTTATTAAagcatttgtttatttggtttcttttttctttaactctCTGTGCTTTACTGAATGCtgtatctttattttataaatatatgtgctTTATGAAATTTTATACCCATAGTCTTAACTCCTCATGCTTTATTAAACTCTAGGAACTTGTCTCTTCACTCTTGTTCTATACTTGAGTAAGTGCTGAAACGTCTGTATTAATGGTTACTGCTCTGTGCTTCAATAAGAACTAAAACTTACTGATTCATGGTTAGATAAGCCCTGGGGAACATTAACAATGTCACTCTCACTATTTGTGCTTACATAAGTGCCAATATTGCATGGTGAACACATACTGTTTAGCATCAGGGAATTAAGTAAAAGTCTTTGTTACTAGAGCTCCTTTCTATGGCAAGTAAGCCAGGAGCCTTTCACAGGCCAGGCAAGGGGCTCAGAACTTGTTAAGTCCTTTTGAaccagagagaaaggggaaaggaaagaagtcattcacataacacacacacactgagtgaaAAAGAAATTGGCTGTACCAAGACTTTTTTTGTCAACTTCTTATAACTTTTTGACAAAGTACTCTATGTAAGAAAGAATTGCTTCACAGGTAAAATTTTACAAAAACAGAGGACTTACAGAAAGGTATCAGTagcaagttcaaagcagtgttgcATAATATAACCTCATTATAAAGTTCAAAGATGCAATTTTTACATGGCCTTGTCTTATCAAAGTACACACTTGTGGTTTCATCCTGAGACCTGATTTTTCTTAACATAAAATTGTCCCAATCCTATTGCCTTTTTTAAGTGTAATTTTGAAACCTcgttgtatttcttattatgcagtCTCATTTGCTTATTATAAGCCAAACttaataaagtataaaaataagattaaaagacCAGGGCCATTTGGTCCTTATAAGCCTTACTTATGAGGAGtaggcacattctattcttgattctaatttTATTACATCTTTTTACCAACACAACTGGAATCATCTCATAAACATTCTTCctagacaccaccggaacctgaaggaacataccggataaacagttctctgcacccaaatcccgtgggagggagaactaaaccttcagagaggcagacacgcctgggaaaccagaagagaatgcattctgcacacatgtcagacgccagaggaaaacaccaaatgccatctggaaccctggtgcactgaagctcccggaaacggagcgcagatcttcctggttgctgccgccacagagagctcgtgggcagcaccccgcgagcaaacttgagcctcaggaccacaggtaagacaactgttctgctgcaagagacctgcctggtgaactcgggacacacagaggcagaattcctctaggaccaggcacttcctgtgtttatcggGAGTCCCACACGTGCGGATCCCGgctcacagcagctctctgctcccagaccccgtgggagagagacctcaccgcctggtcaggtgggcactactgaggctgcagagcggaagagaccaccaacactgcgcactcctgcccacatccctggcccaagaggaaactgtataaagcctctgggttcccgtgggggagggcccaggagtggcaggaccgctgcatctgagacaccgcctgaacctgaatgagcagaccggataaacagttctctgcacccaaatcccatgggagggagagctaaaccttcagagaggcagacacgcctgggaaactagaagagaatgcactctgcacacatctcggacgccagaggaaaacacaaaacgccatctggaaccctggtgcactgaagctcccggaaatggcggcgcagatcttcctggttgctgccaccacagagagctcgagggcagcaccccgcgagcaaacttgagcctcgggaccacaggtaagaccaacttttctgctgcaagagacctgcctggtgaactcaagacacaggcccacaggaacagctaaagacctgtagagaggaaaaactacacgcccaaaagcagaacactctgtccccagaactggctgaaagaaaacaggaaaacaggtctacagcactcctgacacacaggcttataggacagtctagccaccgtcagaaatagcagaacaaagtaacactagagataatctgatggcgagaggcaagcgcaggaacccaagcaacagaaaccaagactacatggcatcatcagagcccaattctcccatcaaaacaaacacggaatatccaaacccaccagaaaagcaagatctagtttcaaaatcatatttgatcatgatgctggaggacttcaagaaagacgttaAAAACTCCCTTATAGAACAAGcagaagcttacagagaggaatcgcaaaaagccctgaaagaattccaggaaatcataaataaacaagtagaagcccatagagaggagtcacaaaaatccctgaaagaattccaggaaaacacaatcaaacagttgaaggaattaaaaatggaaatagaaacaatcaagaaagaacacatggcaacaaccctggatatagaaaatcaaaagaagagacaaggaactgtagatacgagcttcaccaacagaatacaagagatggaagagagaatctcaggagcagaagattccatagaaatcattgactcaactgtcaaagataatgtaaagcggaaaaagctactggtccaaaacatacaggaaatccaggactcaatgagaagatcaaacctaaggataataggtatagaagagagtgaagactcccagctcaaaggaccagtaaatatcttcaacaaaatcatagaagaaaacttccctaacctgaaaaaagagatacccataggcatacaagaagcctacagaactccaaatagattggaccagaaaagaaacacctcccgtcacgtaatagtcaaaacaccaaatgcacaaaataaagaaagaatattaaaagcagtaagggaaaaaggtcaagtaacatataaaggcagacctatcagaatcacaccagacttttcaccagaaactatgaaagccagaagatcctggacagatgtcatacagaccataagaaaacacaaatgccagcccaggttactgtatcctgcaaaactctcaattaacatagatggagaaaccaagatattccatgacaaaaccaaatttacacaatatctttctacaaatccagcactacaaaggataataaatggtaaagcccaacataaggggctagaagaagcaagaaactaatcgtcttggcaacaaaacaaagagaagaaaagcacacaaacataacctcacatccaaatatgaatataacaggaagcaataatcactatttcttaatatctctcaacatcaatggcctcaactacccaataaaaagacatagattaacaaactggatacgcaacgaggaccctgcattctgctgcctacagaaaacacacctcagagacaaagacagacactacctcagagtgaaaggctggaaaacaactttccaagcaaatggtcggaagaagcaagctggagtagccattctaatatcaaataaaatcaattttcaactaaaagtcatcaaaaaaggtaaggaaggacacttcatattcatcaaaggaaaaatccaccaagatgaactctcaatcctaaatatctatgccccaaatgcaagggcacctacatacgtaaaagaaaccttactaaagctcaaaacacacattgcacctcacacagtaatagtaggagatttcaacacccaactctcatcaatggacagatcatgaaaacagaaattaaacagagacgtagacagactaagagaagtcatgagccaaatggacttaacagatatttatagaacaactatcctaaagcaaaaggatataccttcttctcagctcctcatggtactttctccaaaattgaccatataattggtcaaaaaacgggcctcaacaggtacagaaagatagaaataatcccatgcatgctatcagaccaccacggcctaaaactggtcttcaataacaataagggaagaatgcccacatatacgtggaaattgaacaatgctctactcaatgataacctggtcaaggaagaaataaagaaagaaattaaagactttttagaatttaatgaaaatgaaggtacaacatacccaaacttatgggaaacagtgaaagctgtgctaagaggaaaactcatagcgctgagtgcctgcagaaagaaacagaaaagagcatatgtcagcagcttgacagcacacctaaaagatctagaacaaaaagaagcaaatacacccaggaggagtagaaggcaggaaataatcaaactcagagctgaaatcaaccaagtagaaacaaaaaggaccatagaaagaatcaacagaaccaaaagttcgttctttgagaaaatcaacaagatagataaacccttagccagactaacgagaggacacagagagtgtatccaaattaacaaaatcagaaatgaaaagggagacataactacagaatcagaggaaattcaaaaaatcatcagatcttactataaaagcctatattcaacaaaacttgaaaatcttcaggaaatggacaatttcctagacagataccaggtaccgaagttaaatcaggaacagataaaccagtcaaacaaccccataactcctaagaaaatagaagcagtcattaaaggtctcccaaccaaaaagagcccaggtccagacgggtttagtgaagaattctatcagaccttcatagaagacctcataccaatattatccaaactattccacaaaattgaaacagatggagcactaccgaattccttccattaaaccacaattactcttatacctaaaccacacaaagacccaacaaagaaagaggacttcagaccaatttcccctatgaatatcgacgcaaaaatactcaataaaattctggcaaaccgaatccaagagcacatcaaaacagtcatccaccatgatcaagtaggcttcatcccaggcatgcagggatggtttaatatacggaaaaccatcaacgtgatccattatataaacaaactgaaagaacaaaaccacatgatcatttcattagatgctgagaaagcatttgacaaaattcaacaccccttcatgataaaagtcctggaaagaataggaattcaaggcccatacctaaacatagtaaaagccatatacagcaaaccagttgctaacattaaactaaatggagagaaacttgaagtaatcctactaaaatcagggactagacaaggctgcccactctctccctacttattcaatatgtttcttggagttctagccagagcaatcagacaaaaaaggaggtcaaggggatacagatcggaaaagaagaagtcaaaatatcactatttgcagatgatatgatagtatatttaagtgatcccaaaagttccaccagagaactactaaagctgataaacaacttcagcaaagtggctgggtataaaattaactccaataaatcagtagccttcctctacacaaaagagaaacaagccaagaaagaaattagggaaacaacacccttcataatagacccaaataatataaagtacctcggtgtgactttaaccaagcaactaaaagatttgtacaataagaacttcaagacactgaagaaagaaattgaagaagaccccagaagatggaaagatctcccatgctcatggattggcaggattaatatagtaaaaatggccattttaccaaaagcgatctacagattcaatgcaaccccatcaaaataccaatccaattcttcaaagagttagacagaacaatttgcaaattcatctggaataacaaaaaacccaggatagctaaaactgttctcaacaataaaaggacttcagggggaatcactatccctgaactcaagcagtattacagagcaatagtgataaaaactgcatggtattggtacagagacagatagatagaccaatggaatagaattgaagacccagaaatgaacccacacacctatggtcacttgatttttgacaaaggagccaaaaccatccaatggagaaatgatagcattttcagcaaatggtgctggttcaactggaggtcaacatgtagaagaatgcagatcaatccatgcttatcaccctgtacaaagcttaagtccaagtgatcaaggacctccacatcaaaccagacacactcaaactaatagaagaaaaactagggaagcatctggaatacatgggcactggaaaaaatttcctgaacaaaacaccaatggcttatgctctaagatcaagaatcggcaaatgggatctcataaaactgcaaagct
It encodes the following:
- the Ifna2l1 gene encoding interferon alpha-1-like — encoded protein: MAMVCAFLTILVVMSHWSTCCLGCNLPHTHNLTVLKQMSRQSPVSCLKDRKYFELPLEKVDAQQIQKSQAISILEALTNQVLTLLESKESRATWDETLLDSFCNYLYDHLRDLKDCQNQQVGEQEVPLTQEPSWLAVREYFGRITMYLKQKKHSPCAWEIARAEVWRALSYSDMFLAILSEEKE